A section of the Deinococcus taeanensis genome encodes:
- a CDS encoding NAD(P)/FAD-dependent oxidoreductase: MSGADILVIGAGLGGLAAARDLSAAGQTVTLLDKARGVSGRAATRRVTLSDGREARLDHGARYFTARHGRTHTLAEGGVRDGWNAVWTRGVPHWHAGTVSGAADGHPRYAPPQGMSALGRTLARGLNLETGVTVTSLERRAGLWRVHTREGLAAEASRLVLNLPAPQLVTVLEGVDLRGSGSEGPALEAARVEYAPCWVAGAVLQTDIPGTWPALRADHPVLEWLARELTKRPPGHPPALMLHATPAWSAANLERSPEDVLPELLTAASQIAGPLPEVEAAFAHRWRYAIPTRRAPGACHWDAALGLGWCGDWFTPDDHGPRVEAALLSGWSLARRVLHPQAE; this comes from the coding sequence GTGAGCGGCGCGGACATCCTGGTGATCGGCGCCGGTCTGGGCGGTCTGGCTGCCGCGCGTGACCTGAGTGCAGCCGGGCAGACCGTCACCCTGCTGGACAAGGCTAGGGGGGTTTCCGGCCGGGCGGCGACGCGCCGCGTGACCCTCTCCGACGGCCGCGAGGCCCGGCTGGATCACGGCGCGCGCTACTTCACCGCCCGGCACGGGCGCACGCACACGCTGGCCGAAGGAGGGGTCCGGGACGGCTGGAACGCCGTGTGGACGCGCGGCGTCCCCCACTGGCACGCAGGCACCGTGAGCGGGGCAGCGGACGGCCATCCACGCTACGCCCCCCCGCAGGGCATGAGCGCCCTGGGCCGCACCCTGGCACGCGGCCTGAACCTCGAGACGGGCGTGACGGTCACCAGCCTGGAGCGGCGCGCAGGCCTGTGGCGCGTGCATACGCGTGAAGGACTGGCCGCAGAGGCCTCCCGGCTTGTGCTGAACCTGCCCGCCCCTCAGCTTGTCACGGTGCTGGAAGGCGTGGACCTGCGTGGCAGCGGGTCCGAGGGCCCGGCCCTGGAGGCCGCCCGGGTGGAGTACGCGCCATGCTGGGTGGCCGGCGCTGTGCTCCAGACCGACATTCCCGGCACCTGGCCGGCGCTGCGGGCCGATCACCCGGTGCTGGAATGGCTGGCGCGCGAGCTGACCAAACGCCCACCCGGTCACCCGCCGGCGCTGATGCTGCACGCCACACCCGCATGGAGCGCCGCGAATCTGGAACGCTCCCCAGAGGACGTCCTCCCTGAGCTGCTGACCGCCGCCTCACAGATCGCCGGGCCTCTGCCGGAGGTGGAGGCCGCGTTCGCGCACCGCTGGCGGTACGCGATTCCCACGCGCCGCGCCCCCGGCGCATGCCACTGGGACGCGGCGCTGGGCCTGGGCTGGTGCGGCGACTGGTTCACGCCCGACGATCACGGTCCCCGCGTGGAAGCCGC
- a CDS encoding CoA-binding protein, with translation MTLLTRTDQIQQVLTDHKVIAVVGFHHDAMKPAYYVPEYMHRQGYTIIPVNPALAARGETHFGVRAVATLAEITVPVDIVDVFRRSDKVREHLPDILAMTPPPKVVWLQLGIRDDATAQQLTQRGIDVVQDRCLLADHRALL, from the coding sequence ATGACCCTCCTGACCCGCACGGACCAGATTCAGCAGGTCCTGACCGATCACAAGGTGATCGCTGTGGTGGGCTTCCACCACGACGCCATGAAACCCGCGTATTACGTCCCGGAGTACATGCACCGCCAGGGCTACACGATCATTCCGGTCAACCCGGCGCTCGCCGCGCGTGGGGAGACTCACTTCGGGGTGAGGGCCGTCGCGACCCTGGCAGAAATCACCGTTCCAGTCGACATCGTGGACGTGTTCCGCCGCAGCGACAAGGTCCGCGAGCACCTGCCGGACATCCTCGCCATGACTCCCCCCCCGAAAGTGGTGTGGCTGCAGCTGGGCATCCGTGACGACGCGACGGCGCAGCAGCTCACGCAGCGCGGCATTGACGTGGTGCAGGACCGCTGTCTGCTCGCGGACCACCGGGCGCTGCTCTGA